A region of Beijerinckia sp. 28-YEA-48 DNA encodes the following proteins:
- a CDS encoding alpha/beta hydrolase — MAEGKGTIVLVHGAWFGGWVWRDVARLLRAEGFDVTTPTMSGLGERRHQLGPEIGLSTHVEDIVSHIEMEDLRDVTLVGWSYGGMVANGVLTRIKDRIRTLVYFDAFDPKDGESLADIVNSPLSQRARDLEQAGQPLPPPNLTRQWNVTDEALLAKCADRVGPHPAKTMTEPVKGFHERPQGVNYVYVWCGANPASVFAPFYERAGKDPQFAFAERLPHDHVVALTDPPVVAEVIAKAARL, encoded by the coding sequence TTGGCAGAGGGCAAGGGAACGATCGTACTGGTGCACGGCGCCTGGTTCGGCGGCTGGGTGTGGCGTGACGTGGCGCGGCTGCTGCGGGCCGAAGGGTTCGACGTGACGACCCCGACGATGAGCGGGCTTGGCGAACGCCGGCATCAGCTTGGTCCAGAGATCGGCCTTTCCACCCATGTCGAGGACATCGTCAGCCATATCGAGATGGAAGATCTCAGAGATGTGACCCTGGTTGGCTGGAGTTATGGCGGCATGGTCGCCAATGGCGTTTTGACGCGCATCAAGGACCGTATTCGCACATTGGTCTATTTCGACGCCTTCGATCCGAAGGATGGGGAGTCGCTCGCCGATATCGTGAACAGCCCGCTCTCGCAGAGGGCACGTGACCTGGAGCAGGCGGGACAGCCGTTGCCGCCGCCCAATCTGACGCGACAGTGGAATGTGACCGATGAAGCCCTTCTTGCCAAATGCGCTGATCGCGTCGGTCCGCATCCGGCAAAGACGATGACGGAACCGGTGAAGGGGTTTCATGAGCGTCCGCAAGGGGTGAACTATGTCTATGTCTGGTGTGGCGCCAACCCCGCTTCGGTCTTCGCACCATTCTATGAGCGTGCCGGCAAGGACCCGCAATTTGCCTTCGCCGAACGCCTGCCGCACGACCATGTGGTGGCGTTGACGGATCCGCCCGTGGTGGCCGAGGTGATTGCCAAGGCCGCGCGGCTTTGA
- the ppa gene encoding inorganic diphosphatase, which translates to MNLEAIAIGKNPPHDVNVVIEVPIGGEPIKYEMDKESGALVVDRFLYTAMRYPGNYGFIPHTLSEDGDPCDVIVANTRGIVPGAIMSCRVVGVLLMEDEAGGDEKIIAVPSDKLTQRYKSVQNYTDLPEITLQQIEHFFLHYKDLEPGKWVKTKGWGDAEAARKLIVEAIERAKKNKK; encoded by the coding sequence ATGAATCTTGAAGCCATCGCCATCGGCAAAAACCCGCCCCACGACGTCAACGTGGTCATCGAGGTCCCCATCGGCGGCGAACCGATTAAATATGAAATGGACAAGGAATCCGGCGCGCTCGTCGTCGACCGCTTCCTCTATACGGCCATGCGCTATCCGGGGAACTACGGCTTCATCCCCCACACGCTGTCGGAAGACGGCGATCCGTGCGACGTGATCGTCGCCAACACTCGCGGCATCGTGCCGGGCGCCATCATGAGCTGCCGCGTCGTCGGCGTGCTGCTGATGGAAGACGAAGCCGGCGGTGACGAGAAGATCATCGCTGTGCCTTCCGACAAGCTGACCCAACGCTATAAGAGCGTGCAGAACTACACCGACCTGCCGGAGATCACCCTGCAGCAGATCGAGCATTTCTTTCTGCACTACAAGGATCTCGAGCCCGGCAAATGGGTGAAGACCAAGGGCTGGGGCGATGCGGAAGCAGCGCGCAAGCTGATCGTCGAGGCGATCGAGCGGGCGAAGAAGAACAAGAAATAG
- a CDS encoding nuclear transport factor 2 family protein: protein MDQDVLDGIAVRQLVDNWVLWRDAGYWEKFRTVWHPDGKMFATWTQGTGDEFIAMNKKAWAAGVSILHSQGAHTSEIRGNRAIAETKMHISQRDTVHDILVDVVCVGRFYDFLEKRDGKWGFVLRQPIYEKDRMDPVRAGEKVPLDEKLLNSFPEGYRHLAYIQSKIGFPVKTNMPGLKGERVEALYAAGEAWLAGKPLSWGHD from the coding sequence ATGGATCAGGACGTGCTTGACGGGATCGCCGTGCGCCAGCTTGTCGACAATTGGGTGTTGTGGCGTGACGCCGGCTATTGGGAGAAGTTCCGCACGGTCTGGCATCCGGATGGCAAGATGTTCGCCACCTGGACGCAGGGCACCGGCGATGAATTCATCGCCATGAACAAGAAAGCCTGGGCCGCTGGCGTCAGCATTCTGCATTCGCAGGGCGCGCATACGTCGGAGATTCGTGGCAACCGCGCCATCGCCGAAACCAAGATGCACATCTCTCAACGTGACACGGTGCACGACATCCTGGTGGATGTGGTCTGCGTCGGCCGCTTCTATGATTTCTTGGAGAAGCGCGACGGCAAGTGGGGCTTCGTGCTGCGTCAGCCGATCTACGAAAAGGACCGCATGGATCCGGTGCGCGCCGGCGAGAAGGTGCCGCTCGACGAGAAGCTGCTCAACTCATTTCCCGAGGGCTATCGGCATCTCGCCTATATCCAGTCGAAGATCGGCTTTCCGGTGAAGACCAATATGCCGGGGCTGAAGGGCGAGCGGGTCGAGGCGCTCTATGCCGCTGGCGAAGCCTGGCTCGCCGGTAAGCCGCTGTCTTGGGGCCATGATTAA
- a CDS encoding tripartite tricarboxylate transporter substrate binding protein, with translation MKLARIVAILIAVSAGLTSVRAQDNYPDKPVRIMLGFAAGSGADIPARFLLEQLRQITNGATFIVDNRPGASGNIAVDAGAKAKPDGYTLLLASTATTAGNTALYKPVPFDVKKELVPIAALHENGFALAIGPDNPSKTVAELTQYLKAKGKRATYGWATTVGLAGSVAYTTGAGLDMTPVAYKITPDAVRDLSAGQIDFAFVDTLYASGQERQGKVKLLAVTTATPNPAMPNVPTMDSLGYRTSDTTPIWAMWAPAGTPKPILDKLANWFMQAAGSKAYADFLLNNGGVPVKGDAAFMTKKLDEAITAWNKVAEVAKIDIK, from the coding sequence ATGAAACTCGCACGTATCGTGGCGATCCTAATTGCCGTTAGCGCCGGCCTGACATCGGTGCGCGCGCAGGACAATTACCCCGACAAACCGGTCCGCATCATGCTCGGCTTTGCTGCCGGCTCCGGCGCCGACATTCCCGCCCGCTTCCTGCTCGAACAGCTGCGCCAGATCACCAATGGCGCCACCTTCATCGTCGACAACCGGCCCGGCGCTTCGGGCAATATCGCGGTTGATGCCGGCGCCAAGGCAAAGCCCGACGGCTACACGCTGTTGCTCGCCTCCACCGCCACCACCGCCGGCAATACGGCGCTCTACAAGCCGGTGCCTTTCGACGTGAAGAAGGAATTGGTGCCAATCGCCGCGCTGCACGAGAACGGCTTCGCTTTGGCGATCGGGCCCGACAATCCCTCGAAGACCGTCGCCGAACTGACGCAATATCTGAAGGCCAAGGGCAAGCGCGCCACCTATGGCTGGGCGACAACCGTCGGCCTCGCAGGCTCCGTCGCCTATACCACGGGCGCCGGCCTCGACATGACGCCGGTCGCCTACAAGATCACGCCCGATGCGGTGCGCGACCTTTCCGCCGGCCAGATCGACTTCGCCTTCGTCGACACGCTCTATGCCAGCGGCCAGGAGCGACAGGGCAAAGTGAAACTCCTCGCCGTGACGACGGCGACGCCCAATCCGGCCATGCCGAATGTGCCGACCATGGACTCGCTTGGCTACCGCACCTCCGACACGACGCCGATCTGGGCCATGTGGGCGCCGGCTGGCACGCCGAAGCCGATCCTCGACAAGTTGGCCAACTGGTTCATGCAGGCGGCCGGCTCGAAAGCCTATGCCGACTTCCTGCTCAACAACGGCGGCGTGCCGGTGAAGGGCGACGCGGCGTTCATGACCAAGAAACTCGATGAGGCCATCACCGCCTGGAACAAGGTGGCTGAAGTAGCGAAGATCGATATCAAGTAG
- a CDS encoding alpha/beta fold hydrolase, giving the protein MVPVSFEGCAGSFHPARGTRGVVICSSFGFEEICARKSLVLLAHKLAARGINVLRFDYFGTGDALGGPLHPHQVESWISNIRAAAAWLKTNAAVSDISLIGLRLGALLAANAAPSIEQLSQLVLIAPPLSGKAWLRETQAFSAMIAPPLGEPTAPSATSEITLAGYRMTSETAAALKALTWPSFETASTPLLILSREQTQEAQALAQRAGGPSDKVEVLPFAGYGAMMCDPTASEPPIPTLTLIADHLPHGNALRESGPANPPCLPLVGADFVETPVQIGADGHVNGIFCRPPGGEQRRNIIVFFNAGGIPRSGWGRMHVDLARKLARFGTSSLRIDLPGLADSAWPGGPSAVAVISQDLSARISTIIDWLKERGFAEISLAGACSGAYHAFRTALADPRIDRLVLLNQGSFVWSATHAMKLAAWQKSKAREMQTKLSALDSDEQAASDAAKLMARLFPLAKRFARSSLDAMMALSARANHVLAQQNPVEAAFHTIAGRGTKIMLVYSENDAGLTELERHMGLYLDGDGMDADALPGVSKHILKNADHMLTQPWAREEFGDLVCRFVDQRSTVRTEAMERAFRAGRVA; this is encoded by the coding sequence ATGGTTCCGGTCAGCTTCGAGGGGTGCGCGGGTAGTTTTCATCCGGCACGGGGAACACGCGGCGTTGTCATCTGTTCGAGCTTCGGCTTCGAGGAGATCTGCGCCCGCAAATCGCTGGTACTGCTTGCCCATAAGCTGGCTGCGCGCGGCATCAATGTGCTGCGCTTCGATTATTTCGGCACCGGCGATGCCCTCGGCGGGCCCTTGCATCCGCATCAGGTCGAGAGCTGGATCAGTAATATCCGCGCCGCCGCCGCCTGGCTGAAAACCAATGCTGCTGTTTCCGATATCTCGCTGATCGGCCTGCGCCTCGGCGCGCTGCTGGCGGCAAACGCCGCACCGTCCATCGAACAGCTTAGCCAACTGGTGCTGATCGCCCCACCGCTCAGCGGCAAGGCATGGCTGCGCGAAACCCAAGCCTTCTCGGCGATGATCGCGCCACCACTGGGCGAACCTACTGCGCCCTCCGCCACGAGTGAGATCACCCTGGCGGGCTATCGCATGACCAGCGAAACAGCGGCCGCCCTGAAGGCCCTCACCTGGCCGAGCTTCGAGACAGCCTCCACCCCGCTCCTGATCCTGTCGCGTGAACAGACGCAGGAGGCCCAGGCCTTGGCGCAACGCGCTGGCGGACCATCGGATAAAGTCGAAGTCCTGCCGTTCGCCGGCTATGGCGCGATGATGTGCGATCCGACAGCGAGCGAGCCGCCCATCCCGACGTTGACCCTGATCGCCGACCATCTCCCCCATGGCAATGCCCTGCGGGAAAGCGGACCGGCAAACCCGCCTTGCCTACCGCTCGTCGGCGCCGACTTCGTCGAAACGCCCGTGCAGATCGGCGCCGATGGCCACGTCAACGGCATTTTCTGCCGGCCCCCCGGCGGCGAGCAGCGCCGCAACATCATCGTCTTCTTCAATGCCGGCGGCATTCCGCGCAGCGGCTGGGGCCGCATGCATGTCGATCTCGCCCGCAAGCTGGCGCGCTTTGGCACCTCATCGTTGCGCATCGACCTGCCCGGCCTCGCCGACAGCGCCTGGCCCGGCGGCCCCTCAGCGGTCGCTGTCATTTCGCAAGATCTGTCGGCGCGCATTTCAACGATCATCGACTGGCTGAAAGAGCGCGGCTTCGCCGAGATCTCCCTCGCTGGCGCTTGCAGCGGCGCCTATCATGCCTTCCGCACGGCGCTGGCCGATCCCCGCATCGACCGCTTGGTGCTGCTCAATCAAGGTTCCTTCGTATGGAGCGCCACCCATGCGATGAAACTGGCGGCCTGGCAGAAGTCGAAAGCCCGCGAGATGCAGACGAAACTGTCGGCGCTCGACAGCGACGAACAGGCGGCAAGCGACGCGGCCAAACTGATGGCGCGCCTGTTCCCGCTCGCCAAGCGTTTTGCCCGCAGCAGTTTGGACGCCATGATGGCGCTCTCGGCCAGGGCCAATCACGTGCTGGCGCAGCAGAACCCGGTCGAGGCAGCGTTCCACACCATCGCCGGACGCGGCACCAAGATCATGCTGGTCTACAGTGAGAACGATGCCGGCCTCACAGAACTCGAACGGCACATGGGCTTATATCTCGATGGCGACGGCATGGATGCCGACGCCCTGCCCGGCGTCTCCAAACATATTCTGAAGAACGCCGACCACATGCTCACCCAGCCATGGGCGCGCGAAGAATTCGGCGATCTGGTGTGCCGTTTCGTCGATCAGCGCAGCACCGTGCGCACCGAGGCGATGGAACGCGCCTTCCGCGCCGGACGTGTCGCCTGA
- a CDS encoding DUF1190 domain-containing protein, with translation MALAQGEKQFGNRRPGGVAAPPVRTAKSGARVGASMTDVFDEQNRTRLMIIGGAVAAVLLVGWAYFSLLSAESIDGKVLRSPDECASFGSAKIDDCTELWRQGLIQHANTAPAYETSEACERNHGAGRCALASRSTIANRQNKFIPAMMAIMPVASANGWAVTPLYRNPGDGPDQWRQTLP, from the coding sequence GTGGCACTAGCGCAGGGTGAGAAGCAGTTTGGTAATCGCCGGCCAGGGGGCGTCGCCGCTCCGCCGGTTCGTACAGCAAAGAGCGGGGCGCGGGTCGGCGCCAGCATGACCGATGTGTTCGACGAACAGAATCGCACCCGCCTGATGATCATCGGCGGGGCCGTGGCCGCGGTTCTGTTGGTTGGCTGGGCCTACTTCAGCCTGCTCTCGGCGGAATCCATCGACGGGAAAGTGCTGCGCAGCCCGGACGAATGCGCCTCTTTCGGTTCGGCAAAAATAGACGATTGTACAGAGCTTTGGCGCCAAGGGCTCATTCAGCATGCGAACACAGCGCCGGCCTATGAGACGAGCGAGGCCTGCGAGCGCAACCATGGTGCGGGGCGCTGCGCGCTTGCCAGTCGCTCGACCATTGCCAATCGGCAAAACAAGTTCATTCCAGCCATGATGGCGATCATGCCGGTGGCGTCCGCGAATGGTTGGGCGGTGACGCCGCTCTATCGCAATCCAGGTGACGGTCCGGATCAGTGGCGTCAGACTTTGCCTTGA
- a CDS encoding Gfo/Idh/MocA family oxidoreductase has translation MRFCISGNGAMGVAHLKAIKAIEGSQVTVLQSRTQEGTEKTAAEYNVPVALTSFEEAVNRKDVDAVIITGPTQVHADQAEIAMRAGKHVLIEIPMCDSVADAERIVRVQKETGVTAMAGHVRRFNPSHQLMHQKLQKEGVVLQQMQAHTHFFRRTNMNALGHARSWVDHLLWHHACHTVDLFSYQTGEKVSEAYAVQGPYHPELKIAMDMGIIMKTPKGAICVLSLSFNDEGPIGSPYRYMCDKGTWVSFYDDLTDGFGKKIDLTGVAPSMNGFENQDREFIAAIEEKRVPNCSVAEALSTMQTLGKLEDQLIKMNGKP, from the coding sequence ATGAGGTTTTGCATCAGCGGCAATGGCGCGATGGGCGTCGCCCATCTGAAAGCCATCAAGGCGATCGAGGGCTCTCAGGTGACTGTGCTGCAAAGCCGCACCCAGGAAGGCACGGAAAAGACTGCTGCCGAATATAATGTCCCCGTCGCCCTGACGAGTTTCGAAGAAGCGGTCAATCGCAAGGACGTCGACGCCGTCATCATCACCGGCCCGACCCAGGTTCACGCTGACCAGGCCGAAATCGCCATGCGCGCCGGCAAGCACGTGCTGATCGAAATCCCGATGTGCGATTCCGTCGCCGATGCCGAGCGCATCGTCCGCGTCCAGAAGGAAACCGGCGTCACTGCCATGGCCGGCCACGTCCGCCGCTTCAACCCCAGCCACCAGCTGATGCACCAGAAGCTGCAGAAGGAAGGCGTCGTCCTGCAGCAGATGCAGGCCCACACCCATTTCTTCCGCCGCACCAATATGAACGCCCTCGGCCATGCCCGTTCGTGGGTCGACCACTTGCTGTGGCACCACGCCTGCCACACCGTCGATCTGTTCTCCTATCAGACCGGCGAAAAGGTCTCCGAGGCCTATGCGGTCCAGGGCCCCTATCATCCGGAACTGAAGATCGCCATGGACATGGGCATCATCATGAAGACGCCGAAGGGCGCCATCTGCGTGCTGTCCCTCTCCTTCAATGACGAAGGTCCGATCGGATCGCCCTACCGCTATATGTGCGACAAGGGCACCTGGGTCTCCTTCTACGACGACCTGACCGACGGCTTTGGCAAGAAGATCGATCTCACGGGCGTCGCTCCGTCGATGAACGGCTTCGAGAACCAGGACCGTGAATTCATCGCCGCGATCGAGGAAAAGCGCGTCCCGAACTGCTCGGTGGCCGAAGCTCTTTCGACCATGCAGACCCTCGGCAAGCTCGAGGACCAGCTCATCAAGATGAACGGTAAACCCTGA
- a CDS encoding SPOR domain-containing protein has protein sequence MSQFSQQFRYLRSRFGAPALRALPAPAAVPPSQSALTIESEAVAPAGAAQRRKSVLAHPSMGALLIALGAVVGAKFLASTERPEIVRETPTIAAPTQSYKTQVAQTGTTPPIQQKTARASVETPAGPVGATPLTAPAQVASNVYFPEPKTVKSVATDSRGRIVDPTPTGTIRPAPVATPFVVATAKPETKPETIKPETTKPEVAKLAAAKPEIVKSTAKVEVRAEPTTIVASNPTPSAAPANVDVRVQLPPDAPLNLSVVAKAPDPLPPVAQDQRPPATVVDSARFGRSGGVSIQLAAASTEDEARALAEKLQHRFSYQLDGRPLEIIPAKPRDRIVYRLRLTEISRDEADAICASLRANRAGCFVARD, from the coding sequence ATGAGCCAGTTCAGCCAGCAATTCCGCTATTTGCGCTCCCGTTTCGGCGCGCCAGCGCTGCGCGCCTTGCCGGCTCCGGCCGCCGTGCCGCCGAGCCAGAGCGCTCTTACTATAGAATCTGAGGCTGTTGCCCCGGCGGGCGCCGCGCAACGGCGCAAGTCGGTCTTGGCGCACCCGTCGATGGGGGCGCTGCTGATCGCGCTGGGTGCGGTGGTCGGCGCCAAGTTTTTGGCTTCGACCGAACGGCCGGAAATCGTCCGCGAGACACCGACCATCGCCGCGCCGACACAAAGTTATAAAACGCAGGTCGCCCAGACCGGAACGACACCGCCGATCCAGCAGAAAACAGCCCGGGCTAGCGTCGAAACGCCGGCCGGCCCGGTGGGGGCGACGCCGCTGACCGCACCGGCTCAAGTCGCCTCGAATGTCTATTTTCCAGAACCGAAGACGGTGAAGTCGGTCGCCACCGATTCCCGTGGCCGCATCGTCGACCCGACGCCGACCGGCACCATCCGACCCGCGCCAGTCGCCACACCGTTTGTCGTGGCCACCGCCAAACCTGAAACCAAGCCGGAAACCATCAAGCCTGAAACGACCAAACCTGAAGTTGCTAAGCTGGCGGCTGCCAAGCCCGAGATTGTTAAGTCAACAGCTAAGGTTGAGGTTAGGGCGGAGCCGACGACGATCGTGGCTTCGAATCCCACCCCTTCCGCCGCGCCGGCTAACGTGGACGTCCGAGTCCAGTTGCCGCCGGACGCGCCGCTCAACCTGAGTGTCGTCGCAAAAGCCCCCGATCCACTGCCTCCCGTGGCGCAGGATCAGCGGCCTCCGGCCACTGTGGTCGATAGCGCCCGTTTCGGCCGTTCCGGCGGCGTTTCGATCCAACTCGCCGCCGCCAGCACGGAGGATGAAGCCCGGGCCCTTGCCGAGAAGCTTCAGCATCGCTTTTCATACCAATTGGACGGACGGCCGCTGGAAATCATCCCAGCCAAGCCACGTGACCGAATCGTCTATCGCTTGCGCCTGACCGAAATCTCCCGCGATGAGGCCGATGCCATCTGCGCCTCGCTGCGGGCCAACCGGGCCGGCTGTTTCGTCGCGCGGGACTGA
- a CDS encoding intradiol ring-cleavage dioxygenase, whose protein sequence is MRELDENSITQAVIERFANAPNARVKEVCTSLVKHLHDFVRDVRPTEDEWGVAIDFLTRTGKICDDVRQEFVLLSDTLGVSTLVDSINHPVHGDITQSTVLGPFWTAQMPDCKMGDDIHGNMKGEPAYIYGTLRSEDGTPLANAQMDVWHSDDDGFYDVQQMEKLGGPGGRGRFKTDSEGRYFFWSIKPTCYPVPTDGPVGEMLRGQGRHPMRPAHLHFIFTAPGHRRLVTHIFDPTDKYIDSDAVFGVKESLIREYKEHPPGKAPDGKVMNEPFVTITYDFVMAKEGKKAA, encoded by the coding sequence ATGCGCGAACTCGACGAAAACAGCATCACGCAGGCGGTCATTGAGCGTTTCGCCAATGCGCCGAATGCGCGGGTGAAAGAAGTCTGCACGTCGCTGGTGAAACACCTGCACGATTTCGTGCGCGACGTGCGTCCGACCGAAGACGAATGGGGGGTTGCCATCGACTTCCTGACGCGCACCGGCAAGATCTGCGACGACGTGCGGCAGGAGTTCGTTTTGCTCTCGGACACGTTGGGTGTTTCGACCCTGGTCGATTCCATCAACCATCCGGTGCATGGCGACATCACGCAGTCGACGGTGTTGGGGCCGTTTTGGACGGCGCAGATGCCCGACTGCAAGATGGGCGATGACATCCACGGCAATATGAAGGGCGAGCCGGCTTATATCTACGGCACCTTGCGCTCGGAGGATGGCACGCCGCTCGCCAATGCGCAGATGGATGTGTGGCACTCCGACGACGATGGCTTTTACGACGTGCAGCAGATGGAAAAGCTCGGCGGTCCGGGCGGTCGCGGCCGCTTCAAGACCGACAGCGAGGGCCGTTACTTCTTCTGGTCGATCAAGCCGACGTGTTATCCGGTGCCGACCGATGGGCCGGTCGGCGAAATGCTGCGCGGGCAGGGGCGTCATCCGATGCGCCCGGCGCATCTGCATTTCATCTTCACGGCGCCAGGCCATCGCCGGCTGGTGACGCATATCTTCGATCCGACCGATAAGTACATCGATTCCGATGCGGTGTTCGGCGTCAAGGAATCGCTGATCCGCGAATATAAGGAACATCCGCCAGGCAAAGCGCCCGACGGCAAAGTGATGAACGAGCCCTTCGTCACCATCACCTATGATTTCGTGATGGCGAAGGAAGGTAAGAAAGCGGCTTAA
- a CDS encoding RidA family protein: MSAEARLIELGIVLPEVRTPLASYVQFRVCGNMLYLAGQGPHDLSGHLTLGKLGQDLSVEEGIAAARLCGLNLLAVARQALGSLDRIDQVVKMLCLVNATPDFTQHPTVANGMSDLMANVFGESGRHARSAIGVPSLPHGMAVEIEGIFSIVG; encoded by the coding sequence ATGAGTGCAGAAGCCCGATTGATCGAGCTTGGCATCGTACTACCGGAGGTGCGCACGCCGCTCGCCTCCTATGTGCAGTTTCGTGTCTGCGGCAACATGCTTTATCTCGCCGGCCAGGGACCGCACGATCTCAGCGGCCACCTCACGCTCGGCAAGCTCGGCCAGGATCTTTCGGTCGAGGAAGGCATCGCGGCCGCACGGCTCTGCGGCCTCAACCTGCTCGCCGTGGCGCGACAGGCGCTGGGTTCCCTCGACCGGATCGATCAGGTGGTGAAGATGCTCTGCCTGGTCAATGCGACGCCGGATTTCACGCAACATCCCACCGTCGCCAACGGCATGTCCGATCTCATGGCCAATGTCTTCGGCGAGAGCGGCCGACACGCCCGCTCAGCCATCGGCGTGCCGTCCCTACCGCACGGCATGGCGGTCGAGATCGAAGGGATTTTCTCGATCGTTGGCTGA
- the kdsA gene encoding 3-deoxy-8-phosphooctulonate synthase translates to MQANGEVRIGTGAKSVVFGNQRPLSFIAGPCALESRDHALRMAGALRDIADRLGVGIVYKSSFDKANRTSLTSKRGMGIHEALPIFAEIKERFGFPILTDVHENEQCAIVAPVVDVLQIPAFLCRQTDLLLAAAKTGRAVNVKKGQFLAPWDMKNVAAKITGAGNPNVLVTERGASFGYNTLVSDMRSLPIMAEQTGAPVIFDATHSVQQPGGQGTTSGGERQFVPVLAKAAVAVGVAGVFIETHDDPANAFSDGPNQVPLGELEALLKRLMAFDQLAKS, encoded by the coding sequence ATGCAGGCGAATGGCGAAGTACGGATCGGCACAGGCGCGAAGTCGGTGGTTTTTGGCAACCAGCGGCCGTTGTCCTTCATCGCCGGCCCTTGCGCGCTGGAAAGCCGGGATCATGCGCTGCGCATGGCTGGCGCCCTGCGCGACATCGCCGACCGGCTCGGCGTCGGCATCGTCTACAAATCCTCCTTCGATAAAGCCAACCGCACCTCGCTGACTAGCAAGCGCGGCATGGGCATCCATGAGGCTTTGCCGATCTTCGCCGAAATCAAGGAGCGCTTCGGCTTTCCCATCCTCACCGACGTTCATGAGAACGAGCAATGCGCCATCGTCGCGCCGGTGGTCGATGTGTTGCAGATCCCGGCTTTCCTGTGCCGGCAGACGGACCTGTTGCTGGCGGCGGCCAAGACCGGCCGGGCGGTGAACGTCAAGAAGGGCCAGTTCCTGGCGCCGTGGGACATGAAGAATGTCGCCGCCAAGATCACCGGTGCTGGCAATCCGAACGTGCTCGTCACCGAGCGCGGCGCCAGCTTTGGCTACAACACTTTGGTGTCCGACATGCGTTCGCTGCCGATCATGGCCGAGCAGACCGGCGCGCCGGTGATTTTCGACGCTACCCATTCGGTGCAGCAGCCCGGCGGGCAAGGCACGACCTCTGGCGGCGAACGCCAGTTCGTGCCGGTGCTGGCCAAGGCGGCGGTGGCCGTCGGCGTCGCCGGTGTGTTCATCGAAACCCACGACGATCCGGCCAACGCCTTCTCCGATGGACCGAACCAGGTGCCGCTTGGCGAGCTGGAAGCGCTGCTCAAGCGGCTGATGGCTTTCGACCAGTTGGCGAAGTCGTAA
- the queF gene encoding preQ(1) synthase — translation MAKTSKSPARKSAPALSLGLLGRPATMPDHPDAAILERVPNPQAGEIYVTRFTAPEFTSLCPVTSQPDFAHLVIDFVPGKWLVESKSLKFYLGSFRNHGAFHEDCTVRIGKDIATLLKPRWLRIGGYWYPRGGMPIDVFWQTGKLPAGTWAPDQGVPTYRGRG, via the coding sequence ATGGCCAAAACCTCGAAAAGCCCGGCTCGAAAGAGTGCCCCCGCCCTGTCCCTCGGCCTGCTCGGCCGACCCGCCACCATGCCCGATCATCCGGATGCCGCGATTCTCGAGCGCGTTCCCAATCCGCAGGCCGGCGAAATCTATGTGACGCGTTTCACCGCGCCGGAATTCACCTCGCTCTGCCCCGTCACCAGCCAGCCAGATTTCGCCCATCTGGTCATCGATTTCGTGCCCGGCAAATGGCTGGTCGAATCCAAATCGCTGAAATTCTATCTCGGCAGCTTCCGCAATCACGGCGCCTTCCATGAGGATTGCACCGTGCGCATAGGCAAAGACATCGCCACGCTCCTTAAACCCCGCTGGCTGCGCATCGGCGGCTATTGGTATCCGCGCGGCGGCATGCCCATCGACGTGTTCTGGCAAACCGGCAAGCTTCCCGCCGGCACCTGGGCGCCCGACCAGGGCGTGCCCACCTACCGCGGCCGTGGCTGA